One Roseburia rectibacter DNA window includes the following coding sequences:
- a CDS encoding alpha/beta hydrolase — translation MRENEASIRGKVMRDLIAHVTNDHLIGKKIKNGELRKKIGDSEPPWKCPDCFSLEVIGMDNFSMEYLQSKENPNIEKVILQLHGGGYVGAMRNAYRMFAGLYCEVSHGMSVLTPDYRVAPEHPYPAALEDAYAAYCYLLEQGWFSEQIIIAGDSAGGGLAMALCHYLKDKGKQLPCGIVAMSPWTDLAARGESYETNYEKDPLFGKTRDSLIYNKDYIGDNDPLNAYISPLYGDFRGFPPMLIQVGSYEMLLSDSVDVAAKAREQGVKVRISIYEGMFHIFQMAAKMLPESKRAWVEIGKFIDVLLND, via the coding sequence ATGAGAGAAAACGAAGCGAGCATCAGGGGAAAAGTCATGAGGGACCTGATCGCCCATGTGACAAATGATCACCTGATTGGGAAGAAGATAAAAAACGGAGAATTAAGAAAAAAGATCGGAGATTCTGAACCGCCATGGAAATGCCCGGACTGTTTTTCCTTAGAAGTGATCGGAATGGACAACTTTTCCATGGAATATTTGCAGTCAAAAGAAAATCCAAATATAGAAAAGGTCATTTTACAGCTTCATGGAGGGGGATATGTTGGAGCAATGCGGAATGCATACCGCATGTTCGCAGGACTATACTGTGAAGTCAGTCATGGAATGAGCGTGCTGACCCCTGATTACCGTGTGGCACCGGAGCATCCGTATCCGGCAGCTTTAGAGGATGCCTATGCAGCATATTGTTATCTGTTGGAGCAGGGGTGGTTTTCTGAGCAGATCATCATCGCGGGCGATTCTGCAGGGGGTGGTCTTGCAATGGCGTTATGTCATTATTTAAAAGATAAGGGAAAACAGCTTCCATGCGGGATCGTAGCGATGTCACCCTGGACAGATCTTGCTGCGCGTGGAGAGTCTTATGAGACAAACTATGAGAAGGATCCTCTGTTTGGAAAAACAAGGGACAGCCTTATCTATAATAAGGATTATATCGGAGACAACGATCCGTTAAATGCTTATATTTCACCTTTGTATGGAGATTTCAGGGGATTTCCGCCGATGCTGATACAGGTCGGCTCTTATGAAATGCTGCTCTCGGATTCTGTGGATGTGGCTGCAAAAGCCAGAGAACAGGGAGTAAAAGTAAGAATCAGTATTTATGAAGGAATGTTCCACATCTTTCAGATGGCAGCAAAAATGCTGCCGGAATCTAAAAGAGCGTGGGTTGAGATCGGTAAATTTATTGATGTTTTGCTAAATGACTGA
- a CDS encoding 6-phosphofructokinase — protein MSPKNCMVAQSGGPTVAINASLAGVIDGVMRSDMYDTVYGSLNGITGILNNDLMNLSELMQQNPEYLDRLKVTPAMYLGSCRYKLPNYLDDDSSYVFIFKQFETYHIDAFFYIGGNDSMDTVLKLSEYGKRIGSPVRIIGIPKTIDNDLCETDHTPGFGSAAKYIASSLLEIAHDTFIYAVKSVTIVEIMGRDAGWLTAASALARNGYNTAPHLIYLPEVPFDKEDFLLDVKRMLFERNNVIVAVSEGIRDASGNYISASESSVDTFGHSQLSGAGKTLEFLVKEKLGVKVRSVEVNVLQRCAAHLASKTDLDEAFALGRKAVALSEEGVTASMVTMRRISDAPYEIAYEHAEIRHIANEAKSIPREWINDAGNDVTQPLIDYLSPLILGEVPVKYESGIPVYMDVSHLAKHQ, from the coding sequence ATGAGTCCAAAAAACTGTATGGTAGCACAGTCAGGCGGTCCTACCGTTGCGATCAATGCCAGCCTTGCCGGTGTGATCGACGGTGTGATGCGTTCTGATATGTATGACACGGTTTATGGTTCCTTAAACGGAATCACAGGTATTTTAAACAATGATTTGATGAATCTTTCTGAATTAATGCAGCAGAATCCGGAATATCTCGACCGCTTAAAAGTCACTCCGGCAATGTATCTTGGCTCCTGCCGTTACAAACTGCCGAATTATTTAGATGATGATTCTTCCTATGTATTCATTTTCAAACAGTTTGAAACTTACCATATTGATGCATTCTTTTATATTGGCGGCAATGATTCCATGGACACCGTTTTAAAGCTCTCTGAATACGGTAAGCGGATCGGCAGCCCGGTGCGTATCATCGGTATTCCAAAAACCATCGACAATGATCTCTGCGAAACAGACCATACACCTGGATTTGGTTCTGCTGCAAAATATATCGCATCTTCTCTTTTAGAGATCGCACATGACACATTTATCTATGCAGTCAAGAGTGTGACAATCGTCGAGATCATGGGACGTGATGCCGGATGGCTGACTGCTGCATCTGCACTCGCAAGAAACGGTTATAATACAGCACCTCATCTGATTTATCTCCCGGAGGTTCCATTTGATAAAGAAGATTTTTTACTGGATGTAAAGCGTATGCTTTTTGAGCGTAACAACGTGATCGTTGCCGTATCCGAAGGTATCCGTGATGCTTCCGGCAACTATATCAGTGCTTCTGAGAGTTCTGTTGACACGTTCGGGCACAGCCAGTTAAGCGGCGCCGGAAAAACGCTTGAATTTTTAGTCAAGGAAAAACTTGGTGTCAAAGTCCGTTCCGTAGAAGTCAACGTATTACAGCGCTGCGCAGCACATCTCGCTTCAAAGACTGATCTTGATGAGGCATTTGCTCTCGGCAGAAAAGCTGTTGCACTTTCCGAAGAAGGGGTTACCGCTTCCATGGTAACAATGCGCCGTATCTCCGATGCTCCGTACGAAATCGCCTATGAGCATGCCGAGATCCGCCACATTGCAAATGAGGCAAAATCAATTCCGAGAGAATGGATCAACGATGCAGGCAATGATGTCACACAGCCACTGATCGATTACCTTTCACCTCTCATACTCGGTGAAGTTCCGGTAAAATACGAAAGCGGTATCCCTGTCTATATGGATGTCAGTCATTTAGCAAAACATCAATAA
- the secD gene encoding protein translocase subunit SecD has product MKKSKAAVILVAILAAFVGLAYYASIILSSTGIGEEMSIPLGLDLSGGVSITYQVMDENPSAEDMSDTIYKLQKRVESYSTEASVYQVGDDRIAVEIPGVTDASKILEELGNPGSLEFQLSDGTVFMTGDQVADAQAATTTDQYGNKQYVVQLTLTDEGAKTFGDVTSENVGKALPIVYDGEIISYPTVQEAITGGTAQISGQSTFEEAQTLATQIRIGSLSLQLSELESSVVGAQLGSQAISSSLKAAAIGLVIVMIFMIIVYAVPGVAATLALAIYTALVIATLYLFEITLTLPGIAGIILSIGMAVDANVIIFARIREEIAAGKSVITAMKTGFHKAMSAILDGNITTLIASVVLMSLGSGTVKGFAYTLMIGIILSMFTALVVTRWILYAFYWLGLRDEKFYGRAKERKTINFLQKRYVFFGISLAIIAAGFIGMGAHKASGQNSLNYGLDFMGGTSTTADFGKEYTIEDIEKDIIPAVKEVTGDSNIQANKVEGTTQITIKTRTLSKEERDTLNQTLADNFDVDESTITFQSISSTVSGEMRADAFKAVIISTICMLIYIWFRFKDIRFGASAIIALVHDVLVVLTVYALMRISVGNTFIACMLTIIGYSVNDTIVIFDRIRENLAAKHGKQTKESLMEIANRSLTQTLSRSINTSWTTFVMVFMLFILGVTSIREFALPLMAGLICGAYSSICIATELWYVMKIHVGKNKVTE; this is encoded by the coding sequence ATGAAAAAGAGTAAAGCAGCAGTCATATTAGTTGCGATTCTCGCTGCATTTGTGGGACTTGCCTATTATGCATCTATTATTCTTTCATCGACCGGTATTGGGGAGGAAATGAGTATTCCGCTTGGACTTGATCTGTCCGGTGGTGTATCGATTACCTATCAGGTCATGGATGAAAATCCAAGCGCAGAAGATATGAGTGATACGATCTACAAACTCCAGAAGCGTGTGGAAAGTTACAGTACAGAGGCTTCTGTATATCAGGTCGGAGATGACCGTATTGCCGTTGAGATCCCTGGTGTTACAGATGCGAGCAAGATATTAGAGGAACTGGGTAATCCGGGTTCCTTAGAGTTCCAGCTTTCTGATGGTACTGTATTTATGACAGGTGATCAGGTAGCAGATGCACAGGCTGCAACAACCACAGACCAGTATGGTAACAAACAGTACGTTGTACAGCTTACCCTGACGGATGAGGGTGCAAAGACTTTCGGAGATGTTACATCTGAAAATGTCGGAAAAGCACTTCCAATCGTATATGATGGAGAAATCATCAGTTATCCTACCGTACAGGAGGCAATTACCGGAGGTACAGCACAGATTTCCGGTCAGAGTACTTTTGAAGAGGCGCAGACTTTAGCAACACAGATCCGTATCGGTTCTCTTTCCCTGCAGTTATCAGAGTTAGAGTCCAGCGTGGTAGGGGCACAGCTTGGAAGCCAGGCAATCTCCTCCAGTTTAAAAGCAGCAGCGATCGGTCTTGTGATCGTTATGATCTTTATGATCATCGTATATGCAGTTCCGGGTGTTGCAGCAACTTTAGCACTTGCGATCTATACAGCACTTGTGATCGCAACCTTATACTTATTTGAAATCACATTAACATTACCTGGTATTGCCGGTATCATCTTAAGTATCGGTATGGCGGTAGATGCCAACGTTATCATCTTCGCACGTATCCGTGAGGAGATCGCAGCAGGTAAGTCAGTTATTACTGCAATGAAAACCGGTTTCCATAAGGCAATGTCCGCAATCTTAGATGGTAACATCACAACCTTGATCGCATCTGTCGTATTGATGTCATTAGGTTCCGGTACTGTAAAAGGATTTGCTTATACACTTATGATTGGTATTATCCTTTCCATGTTTACAGCACTTGTTGTGACAAGATGGATTCTTTATGCTTTCTACTGGTTAGGACTTAGAGATGAGAAATTCTACGGACGTGCCAAAGAGAGAAAGACTATTAATTTCCTGCAGAAGAGATATGTGTTCTTTGGAATCTCTCTTGCAATTATTGCTGCCGGATTCATTGGTATGGGAGCACATAAAGCATCCGGTCAGAATTCCTTAAATTATGGACTTGATTTCATGGGAGGAACTTCCACTACTGCTGATTTTGGTAAAGAATATACCATTGAGGACATTGAGAAAGACATTATCCCGGCTGTAAAAGAAGTGACCGGAGACAGCAATATCCAGGCAAACAAAGTGGAGGGAACAACACAGATCACGATCAAGACAAGAACTTTGTCTAAGGAAGAACGTGATACATTGAACCAGACACTTGCAGACAATTTTGATGTGGATGAATCTACGATCACATTCCAGAGTATCAGTTCCACAGTCAGTGGCGAGATGCGTGCGGATGCATTTAAAGCGGTGATCATTTCAACAATCTGCATGTTGATCTATATCTGGTTCCGTTTCAAAGATATCCGTTTTGGTGCAAGTGCGATCATTGCCCTGGTTCATGACGTTTTAGTCGTACTTACCGTATATGCCCTGATGCGTATTTCTGTCGGAAATACCTTTATCGCATGTATGCTGACGATCATTGGTTATTCCGTCAACGATACGATCGTTATCTTTGACCGTATCCGTGAGAACCTTGCAGCAAAACATGGCAAGCAGACGAAAGAGTCTCTGATGGAAATTGCAAACCGAAGCCTGACACAGACGTTGTCACGAAGCATCAATACTTCCTGGACGACTTTTGTTATGGTATTTATGCTGTTCATCCTCGGTGTGACCAGCATCCGTGAATTTGCACTTCCTCTGATGGCAGGTCTTATCTGCGGTGCTTATTCATCTATCTGTATTGCAACAGAGTTGTGGTATGTGATGAAGATTCATGTAGGTAAAAATAAGGTAACAGAATAA
- the glyA gene encoding serine hydroxymethyltransferase produces MYTLEDIQAVDMEVANAITDEFERQNSHIELIASENWVSKAVMSAMGSVLTNKYAEGYPGKRYYGGCECVDVVEELARERAKELFGCEYANVQPHSGAQANMAVQFAILKPGDTVMGMNLDHGGHLTHGSPVNFSGTYFHIVPYGVNDEGFIDYDKVEEIAMECKPKMIIAGASAYARTIDFKRFREIADACGAVLMVDMAHIAGLVAAGLHPSPIPYAHVVTTTTHKTLRGPRGGMILSSQEIADKYNFNKAIFPGIQGGPLMHVIAAKAVCFKEALQPEFKVYQQNIIDNAQALCKGLLSRDIKIVSGGTDNHLMLVDLTNYDQTGKAVEKLLDSVNITCNKNTIPNDPKSPFVTSGVRLGTPAVTSRGLNTEDMDQIAEAIAMMIKEGESAADKARAIVKSLTEKYPLER; encoded by the coding sequence ATGTATACACTGGAAGATATTCAGGCAGTTGATATGGAAGTGGCAAATGCCATTACCGATGAATTTGAGCGTCAGAACAGCCATATTGAGCTGATCGCATCCGAGAACTGGGTGAGCAAGGCAGTAATGTCAGCAATGGGAAGCGTTCTTACGAATAAATATGCAGAGGGTTATCCGGGAAAAAGATATTACGGTGGATGCGAATGTGTGGATGTAGTGGAGGAGCTTGCAAGAGAGCGTGCGAAAGAGCTTTTTGGATGTGAGTATGCCAATGTACAGCCTCATTCCGGCGCACAGGCAAATATGGCAGTCCAGTTTGCCATCTTAAAACCGGGTGATACAGTGATGGGAATGAATTTAGACCATGGCGGACATTTGACACACGGAAGCCCAGTGAACTTTTCCGGTACGTATTTCCATATTGTACCTTACGGTGTCAATGATGAGGGATTTATCGATTATGATAAAGTAGAAGAGATCGCAATGGAGTGCAAGCCGAAGATGATCATCGCAGGTGCAAGTGCTTATGCGAGAACCATTGATTTCAAAAGATTCCGTGAGATCGCAGATGCATGCGGAGCAGTTCTGATGGTCGATATGGCACATATCGCAGGACTTGTCGCTGCAGGACTTCATCCAAGCCCAATCCCGTATGCACACGTTGTCACAACCACAACACACAAGACACTGCGTGGACCGCGTGGAGGCATGATCTTATCCAGTCAGGAAATCGCAGACAAATATAACTTTAACAAAGCTATTTTCCCTGGAATCCAGGGCGGACCTTTGATGCATGTGATTGCTGCGAAGGCAGTCTGCTTTAAAGAGGCACTTCAGCCGGAGTTTAAAGTATACCAGCAGAATATTATCGATAATGCACAGGCACTCTGCAAGGGACTGTTAAGCCGTGATATTAAAATCGTATCCGGCGGTACAGACAATCACCTGATGCTTGTTGATCTGACAAATTATGATCAGACCGGAAAGGCAGTGGAGAAACTTCTCGATTCTGTCAATATCACCTGCAACAAGAACACGATCCCAAACGATCCGAAATCTCCGTTCGTAACCAGCGGTGTACGTCTTGGAACACCGGCAGTTACCTCCCGTGGTCTTAATACAGAGGATATGGATCAGATCGCAGAGGCGATCGCCATGATGATCAAGGAGGGTGAGTCGGCAGCTGATAAAGCGCGTGCAATCGTAAAATCTCTGACAGAGAAATATCCGTTAGAGAGATAG
- the scfB gene encoding thioether cross-link-forming SCIFF peptide maturase codes for MVHQYKNNGYDIVLDVNSGAIHVVDDVTYDVIEMIDQSQPESYARDEIVSALSGKYGKEEVEEAIDEVQTLIDEESLFTKDTYENYIMDFKKRPTVVKALCLHIAHDCNLACQYCFAEEGEYHGRRALMSFEVGKKALDFLIANSGNRRNLEVDFFGGEPLMNWQVVKDLVAYGREQEKLHDKNFRFTLTTNGVLLNDEIMEFCNKEMANVVLSIDGRKEVHDKMRPFRKGAGSYDLIVPKFQKFAESRHQDKYYVRGTFTHYNPDFAADVLHLADLGFKQISVEPVVAEPSEPYAITEEDLPKLFEEYDKLAAEMVRRHKEGDDFNFFHFMIDLEGGPCVAKRLSGCGSGTEYLAVTPWGDFYPCHQFVGNEKFLLGNVDEGIKNTEIRDEFKCCNVYAKEKCRKCFARFYCSGGCAANAYNFSGDICGAYDIGCELQKKRIECAIMIKAAEADCE; via the coding sequence GTGGTTCATCAGTATAAGAACAACGGCTATGATATTGTTTTAGATGTAAACAGCGGAGCGATTCATGTGGTGGATGACGTGACTTATGATGTCATTGAGATGATCGATCAGAGCCAGCCGGAATCGTATGCAAGGGATGAGATCGTATCTGCACTGTCCGGAAAATACGGCAAAGAGGAAGTGGAGGAAGCAATCGATGAAGTCCAGACATTGATCGATGAGGAGTCGCTTTTTACAAAGGACACTTACGAAAACTATATCATGGATTTCAAAAAACGCCCGACGGTTGTCAAGGCACTCTGCCTGCATATTGCACATGACTGCAACCTGGCATGTCAGTACTGCTTTGCTGAGGAGGGAGAGTACCATGGAAGAAGGGCACTGATGTCCTTTGAAGTTGGAAAGAAGGCACTGGATTTCTTAATTGCCAATTCAGGTAACAGACGAAATCTTGAGGTGGATTTCTTTGGCGGCGAGCCGCTTATGAACTGGCAGGTCGTAAAAGACTTAGTTGCTTATGGAAGAGAGCAGGAAAAGCTGCATGACAAGAATTTCCGTTTTACACTGACCACAAATGGTGTGCTTTTAAATGACGAGATCATGGAATTCTGTAATAAAGAGATGGCAAATGTGGTCTTAAGTATCGATGGAAGAAAGGAAGTTCATGATAAGATGCGTCCGTTCCGCAAAGGGGCAGGAAGTTATGATCTGATCGTTCCAAAGTTCCAGAAATTTGCAGAGAGCAGACATCAGGACAAATATTATGTGCGTGGTACATTCACACACTACAATCCTGATTTTGCAGCAGATGTACTTCATCTTGCCGATCTTGGTTTCAAACAGATTTCTGTGGAGCCGGTAGTTGCAGAGCCGAGTGAGCCATATGCGATCACAGAGGAGGATCTTCCGAAACTGTTTGAGGAATATGACAAGCTTGCTGCAGAGATGGTAAGACGTCACAAAGAGGGAGATGATTTTAATTTCTTCCATTTTATGATCGATCTTGAAGGTGGTCCGTGTGTGGCAAAACGTCTGTCCGGCTGTGGTTCGGGAACCGAGTACCTTGCGGTAACGCCTTGGGGTGATTTTTATCCGTGCCATCAGTTTGTAGGCAATGAGAAGTTCCTGCTCGGCAATGTGGATGAGGGGATTAAAAATACAGAGATCCGTGATGAATTTAAGTGCTGCAACGTCTATGCAAAAGAAAAATGCAGAAAATGTTTTGCCAGGTTCTACTGTAGCGGCGGATGTGCAGCAAATGCGTATAATTTCAGCGGTGATATCTGCGGAGCATATGATATCGGATGTGAACTGCAGAAAAAACGTATTGAATGTGCAATCATGATTAAGGCTGCCGAAGCCGATTGTGAATAA
- a CDS encoding uracil-xanthine permease family protein — translation MESQKRQGAEYEFYGKLPLKKAIPLGLQHVLAMFVGNLTPILIITGACGIAGEEFGGLQVDLLQNAMLIAGIVTLIQLFAIGPVGGKVPIIMGTSSGFIGVFNSVVQVMGGGILAYGAIMCASVIGGLFECILGFLLKPLRKFFPAVVTGTVVLSIGLSLIAVGVNSFGGGNTANDFGSVENLLLGAAVLLIIVAVKHWMKGMASASSILIGIVAGYIIAAVMGLVLPTTGINADGVEYTKAWVLNWDKVADAAWFSVPKLMPVKLVFDWRAIVPVLIMFIVTAVETVGDISGVMEGGMDREATDKELSGGVICDGIGSSLAALFGVLPNTSFSQNVGLVTMTKIVNRMALASGAVFLILCGLFPKLAALISIMPQSVLGGAAVMMFSSIVISGIQLITKEPMTMRNITIVSVALGLGYGIGSSSGILAHLPQGIQLIFGGSGIVPAAIVAIIFNIILPKDAE, via the coding sequence ATGGAAAGTCAAAAGAGACAGGGAGCAGAGTACGAATTTTATGGAAAACTTCCACTGAAAAAGGCAATCCCTCTGGGATTACAGCATGTGCTGGCAATGTTTGTTGGAAACCTGACACCGATCCTGATCATTACAGGGGCATGTGGCATTGCGGGTGAAGAGTTTGGGGGTCTGCAGGTCGACCTTTTACAGAATGCGATGCTGATCGCCGGAATCGTGACGCTGATTCAGTTGTTTGCGATCGGACCGGTTGGCGGAAAGGTACCGATCATCATGGGAACCAGTTCCGGATTTATCGGTGTGTTCAACAGTGTAGTTCAGGTGATGGGAGGAGGCATTCTTGCGTATGGGGCAATTATGTGTGCATCCGTCATTGGAGGTCTGTTTGAGTGTATTCTTGGTTTCCTGTTAAAACCGCTTCGTAAATTTTTCCCTGCGGTTGTTACAGGAACGGTCGTATTGTCGATCGGATTATCCCTGATCGCAGTTGGGGTCAATTCTTTTGGCGGCGGCAATACGGCAAATGACTTTGGCTCTGTTGAAAATTTACTGCTTGGTGCAGCCGTTTTACTGATCATCGTAGCAGTCAAACACTGGATGAAAGGCATGGCGAGCGCTTCATCAATTCTGATCGGTATCGTGGCAGGCTATATTATTGCAGCAGTCATGGGGCTGGTTCTGCCAACAACAGGGATCAATGCAGACGGTGTGGAATATACAAAAGCCTGGGTATTAAACTGGGATAAAGTTGCGGATGCAGCGTGGTTTTCCGTTCCGAAATTAATGCCGGTCAAACTGGTATTTGACTGGAGAGCAATCGTACCGGTTTTGATTATGTTTATTGTCACTGCAGTTGAGACAGTCGGAGATATCTCCGGCGTTATGGAAGGCGGAATGGACAGAGAAGCTACTGACAAAGAACTTTCCGGCGGTGTCATATGTGATGGGATCGGTTCTTCCCTTGCAGCACTTTTTGGTGTACTGCCGAATACTTCTTTCAGCCAGAATGTAGGACTTGTCACAATGACAAAGATCGTAAACCGTATGGCGCTTGCCTCAGGAGCAGTATTTCTGATTTTATGCGGTTTATTCCCGAAACTTGCAGCACTGATCTCGATCATGCCGCAGAGTGTACTTGGCGGAGCGGCTGTTATGATGTTTTCATCCATCGTGATCAGTGGAATCCAGCTTATCACAAAAGAACCGATGACAATGCGCAATATCACGATCGTTTCCGTTGCGTTGGGACTTGGCTACGGAATCGGATCAAGCAGTGGTATTCTTGCACATCTGCCGCAGGGTATCCAGTTGATCTTTGGCGGTTCCGGTATTGTTCCGGCAGCCATTGTGGCGATCATCTTTAATATCATCCTGCCGAAGGATGCGGAATAA
- a CDS encoding TIGR04086 family membrane protein: MNIQSKMKTRDAKNNPVAAAVVSVLVMFLLSCLFLLLLAALLYKFDLSEAAVKVGIVVIYIVSGAIGGFLMGKIMKTQKFLWGFAAGTIYFCILFLISVLVKQGISMEIPKVATTFILCAASGMAGGMIS; this comes from the coding sequence ATGAATATACAGTCAAAAATGAAAACAAGAGATGCAAAGAACAATCCGGTCGCCGCGGCAGTGGTGTCTGTACTTGTCATGTTCCTGTTAAGCTGCCTGTTCCTGCTGCTTTTAGCAGCACTATTGTATAAGTTTGATCTGAGTGAAGCGGCAGTGAAAGTTGGAATCGTTGTCATCTATATTGTTTCCGGTGCGATCGGTGGATTTTTAATGGGAAAAATTATGAAAACACAGAAATTTTTATGGGGATTTGCGGCAGGTACCATTTATTTTTGCATTTTATTTCTGATATCGGTGCTGGTTAAACAGGGAATATCCATGGAGATTCCCAAGGTGGCAACAACATTTATACTCTGTGCAGCATCCGGTATGGCGGGGGGCATGATCAGCTAA
- a CDS encoding DUF6320 domain-containing protein, which translates to MSKCRNCNVEISDETERCPLCGSVLEHTGDVENMYPDVRVHTRKMTLISKIYLFCALLAEVLLIYINIVTESQIAWSAIAGLAFFYGYMLIRFAILGKTGYRAKITVLTLMAILVVIAIDFVVGYRGWSVNYAIPAAIILVDMGIIICMIVNRRNWQSYMMWQIFMILCSIVPVILIFTGIVTAQLFALIAFAFSLFLFLGTLIIGDRRARVELKRRFHIR; encoded by the coding sequence ATGAGTAAATGCAGAAATTGTAATGTGGAGATATCAGATGAAACAGAGCGTTGTCCGCTCTGTGGGTCAGTGTTAGAGCATACAGGTGATGTGGAAAACATGTACCCGGATGTGAGAGTGCACACCAGAAAAATGACGCTGATAAGCAAGATTTATCTGTTTTGTGCACTTTTAGCTGAGGTGCTGCTTATTTATATCAATATAGTTACCGAGTCCCAAATAGCGTGGAGTGCCATTGCAGGACTGGCATTTTTCTACGGATATATGCTGATCCGCTTTGCAATCCTTGGAAAAACAGGTTACCGTGCCAAGATCACGGTACTTACGCTGATGGCGATTTTGGTCGTGATCGCGATTGATTTTGTGGTCGGATACCGTGGCTGGTCTGTCAACTATGCGATACCGGCAGCAATCATTCTGGTCGATATGGGTATTATCATATGTATGATCGTAAACCGCAGAAACTGGCAGAGCTATATGATGTGGCAGATTTTTATGATCTTATGCAGCATTGTTCCGGTAATACTGATTTTTACCGGTATCGTGACGGCACAGCTTTTTGCACTGATCGCATTTGCGTTTTCCCTGTTTCTGTTTCTTGGAACACTGATCATCGGAGACCGCAGAGCAAGAGTGGAGTTAAAGCGAAGATTTCACATTCGCTGA
- a CDS encoding 4Fe-4S cluster-binding domain-containing protein encodes MCAVNREAKERGICGQTDEIKVARAALHFWEEPCISGEKGSGAVFFSGCALHCVFCQNENIANGTAGKVISTARLCEIFLELQEKGANNINLVTPGQFAPQIIKAVELARDQNLTIPIVYNTSSYENVDTIRSLEGIVDIYLPDFKYQDAALSAKYSHAPDYPSVAKEAIKEMVRQTGEAVFENGEDSLMKRGTIVRHLILPGCTKDSKAVLSYLHETYGNEIYISIMHQFTPLSNVKKYPELNRRITEREYNEVVDFAIDIGIENGFIQDGETAEESFIPEFDNEGV; translated from the coding sequence ATGTGTGCTGTAAACAGAGAAGCGAAAGAACGCGGGATCTGTGGACAGACAGATGAGATCAAGGTGGCACGTGCCGCACTGCATTTTTGGGAAGAACCATGTATATCGGGTGAAAAAGGTTCCGGGGCGGTCTTTTTTTCGGGCTGCGCGCTGCACTGTGTATTCTGCCAGAATGAAAATATTGCAAATGGTACGGCGGGGAAAGTCATAAGTACCGCACGTCTGTGTGAAATTTTTCTGGAACTTCAGGAGAAAGGCGCAAATAATATTAATCTTGTAACACCGGGACAGTTTGCACCACAGATCATAAAAGCAGTGGAGCTTGCCAGAGACCAGAATTTAACAATTCCGATAGTTTATAACACAAGCAGTTATGAAAATGTGGATACGATCCGTTCTCTGGAGGGAATTGTGGATATCTATCTTCCGGATTTTAAGTATCAGGATGCCGCTTTAAGTGCAAAATATTCCCATGCACCGGATTATCCTTCTGTGGCAAAGGAGGCGATAAAGGAGATGGTGCGTCAGACGGGAGAAGCTGTTTTTGAAAATGGGGAAGATTCTCTGATGAAGCGGGGGACGATCGTGCGTCATCTGATTCTGCCGGGATGTACGAAAGATTCCAAAGCAGTTTTATCATATCTGCATGAAACTTATGGCAATGAAATATATATCAGTATCATGCATCAGTTCACGCCGCTTTCCAATGTAAAAAAATATCCGGAATTAAACCGAAGGATTACGGAACGTGAATATAATGAAGTTGTCGATTTTGCGATTGATATAGGAATAGAAAATGGTTTTATCCAGGATGGAGAGACAGCTGAGGAAAGTTTTATTCCTGAATTTGACAATGAAGGAGTTTGA
- the scfA gene encoding six-cysteine ranthipeptide SCIFF yields MKHVKTLNTKRLQNTIKKGGCGECQTSCQSACKTSCTVGNQSCEHK; encoded by the coding sequence ATGAAACATGTAAAGACATTAAATACCAAGAGATTACAGAACACAATCAAAAAAGGTGGCTGCGGCGAGTGCCAGACATCCTGCCAGTCTGCATGCAAGACATCCTGTACAGTAGGAAACCAGAGCTGCGAGCACAAATAA
- a CDS encoding DUF1294 domain-containing protein has translation MDTITAYLVFLNLAGFLIMGDDKRRARMHRWRISERMLFLVSILGGSIGTWAGMYVFHHKTRHWYFVIGMPLILALQIVAAILLYRQGLYHL, from the coding sequence ATGGATACGATTACAGCTTATCTGGTATTTTTAAATCTGGCTGGATTCCTTATCATGGGAGATGATAAAAGACGTGCGAGAATGCACCGGTGGCGTATTTCAGAGAGAATGCTTTTTCTGGTCAGCATTTTAGGAGGCAGTATCGGAACATGGGCTGGAATGTATGTGTTCCACCATAAGACGAGACACTGGTATTTTGTCATAGGAATGCCGTTGATCCTGGCTTTGCAGATCGTGGCAGCAATCCTGCTTTATCGACAGGGCTTATACCATTTATAA